The Lysinibacillus pakistanensis genome includes a window with the following:
- a CDS encoding serine hydrolase domain-containing protein has translation MKKFLKVVSITIVVIVIVSIVALLLFGRNNHSDLSGSVSEKIDQYLTNEKFQGTVLIAKEGEVLFTKGYGLAATDLPNSPSTLYQIASLSKTFTAVAVMQLAEKELLNLDDPISQYFPDFPNGETITISHLLSHSSGIPDYLKANFEFDYSKEWNPNDIVNTVSGTELEFAPGKSFSYSNTGYVMLGLIIEKVSGQPYGNYIEEHIFEPSNMFSSMFTVSAGIPKAEGHVEGKIGPLMHNSAAYAAGDIISTVEDLELFYSALRNNVLISKETSELMSTTHAKKFPFEYGYGWYTQDIMGKKAVGHPGGYPSGFRHYVTRLNDEELTVIVLSNEMTVNSKRINRHLTSIVLQKPIWIWEEKL, from the coding sequence ATGAAAAAATTTTTAAAAGTTGTCTCTATTACTATTGTTGTTATAGTAATCGTGTCGATAGTAGCTTTGCTTTTATTTGGACGTAACAACCATAGTGATTTATCTGGAAGCGTTTCTGAAAAAATCGATCAATATTTGACAAATGAAAAATTTCAGGGAACGGTCCTCATTGCAAAGGAGGGTGAAGTTTTATTTACAAAAGGTTACGGATTGGCAGCTACTGATTTACCAAATAGCCCAAGCACGCTCTATCAGATTGCTTCATTATCAAAAACATTTACTGCTGTAGCAGTCATGCAACTAGCAGAAAAGGAACTTCTAAACTTAGATGATCCAATTTCGCAATACTTTCCTGATTTTCCGAATGGAGAGACTATTACAATAAGCCATCTACTAAGTCATAGCTCGGGAATTCCAGACTATCTAAAGGCGAATTTCGAATTCGACTACAGCAAAGAATGGAATCCAAATGATATTGTTAATACGGTTAGCGGTACTGAATTAGAGTTTGCCCCAGGTAAAAGCTTTAGTTATAGTAACACTGGTTATGTGATGTTAGGACTAATTATTGAAAAAGTCAGCGGACAGCCATATGGAAATTATATAGAAGAGCATATTTTTGAGCCAAGCAACATGTTTAGTTCCATGTTCACGGTTTCTGCTGGTATACCAAAAGCGGAAGGACATGTGGAAGGGAAAATAGGACCCTTAATGCATAATTCTGCAGCGTATGCAGCTGGGGATATCATTTCTACAGTTGAAGATTTAGAACTGTTTTACAGCGCTTTGCGTAATAATGTATTGATAAGCAAAGAAACATCAGAACTGATGAGTACAACCCATGCTAAAAAATTTCCGTTTGAATATGGATATGGATGGTATACTCAAGATATCATGGGGAAAAAAGCAGTTGGACACCCAGGAGGATATCCAAGTGGCTTCCGTCATTATGTTACACGCCTAAATGACGAAGAATTAACAGTGATCGTTCTGAGCAACGAGATGACAGTGAATTCGAAAAGAATCAACCGGCATCTTACATCCATCGTTCTTCAGAAGCCAATTTGGATATGGGAAGAGAAACTTTAA
- a CDS encoding TetR/AcrR family transcriptional regulator: MNGKRGRPRNLEAQKSILSASYELLLENGFQAVTVDKIADYAQVSKATIYKWWPNKAAVVMDGFLYAASERLPVPDTGSAYNDILIHATNLTMFLTSREGTIITQLLGEGQFDAGLADAYRARYFHPRRLEARSLFEKGIQRGELKKSINIDICIDLIYGPIFYRLLVTGETLDEPYVQQLILNAFEGIRST, translated from the coding sequence ATGAATGGAAAAAGAGGCAGACCACGTAATTTAGAAGCACAAAAGTCAATCCTTTCCGCATCTTATGAATTATTGTTGGAAAATGGATTTCAAGCTGTCACAGTTGATAAAATCGCTGATTATGCCCAAGTGAGTAAAGCAACTATTTATAAATGGTGGCCAAACAAGGCTGCAGTAGTGATGGATGGTTTCCTATATGCTGCCTCTGAAAGATTGCCCGTGCCTGATACTGGTTCGGCGTACAATGATATTCTAATTCACGCCACAAACTTAACCATGTTTTTGACGAGTCGAGAGGGGACTATCATTACACAGTTATTAGGTGAAGGACAGTTTGATGCAGGATTGGCAGATGCCTATCGTGCTCGATATTTCCATCCCCGCCGACTTGAAGCAAGGAGTCTTTTTGAAAAAGGAATTCAACGCGGTGAATTGAAAAAAAGTATCAACATTGATATCTGTATTGATTTAATTTATGGTCCTATCTTCTATCGATTACTTGTGACTGGTGAAACATTGGACGAACCATATGTACAACAACTAATATTAAACGCTTTTGAAGGAATTCGTTCTACCTAG